The DNA region CCTGCGCGGCCGCTCGATGATGGTGATGGTGGACGGCGTTCGCCTGAACTCCTCCCGCAGCGACAGCCGCCAGCTCGACTCTATCGATCCGTTCAACATTGACCGTATCGAAGTGATCTCCGGCGCCACGTCACTCTACGGCGGCGGCAGCACCGGCGGCCTGGTGAACATCGTCACCAAAAAGGGCCAGCCGGAAACCGAAGTGGAGTTCCAGACCGGGGCAAAGAGCGGGTTTAACAGCCACAACGATCACGATGAGAACGTGTCGGCAGCGGTCAGCGGCGGCAACGACAACGCGTCCGGCCGTCTGTCGGTGTCGTATCAGCGCTACGGCGGCTGGTACGACGGCAACGGCGACGAGGTGATTATCGATAACACCCAGACCGGCCTGCAGTATTCCGACCGTATTGACGTGATGGGCACCGGCACCCTCAATATTGACGAACACCAGCAGCTGCAGCTGACGACCCAGTACTACAAGAGCGAGTCCGACGGCAAGCACGGGCTGTATCTCGGGAAGAACTTCTCGGCGGTCACGGGGGATGCGACCGCGTACAACAAAGGTAACCTCGATTCTGACCGCGTGCCGGGCACCGAGCGCCATCTGATCAACCTGCAGTACTCTAATACCGACTTCTGGGGCCAGGATCTGGTCGCGCAGATTTACTATCGCGACGAGAGCCTGACCTATTATCCGTTCCCGACCCTGACCAAAGGCGTGGTGAGCAGCATCGGCGCGTCGCAGCAGAAAACCGATTTCTACGGCGGCAAGCTGACGCTGAACAGCAAGCCGGTGGACGATTTAACCCTGACCTGGGGTGTGGATGCCGACCACGAAACCTTCGACGCCAACCAGCAGTTCTTTAACCTGAGCAAAGCCGCGGCGAGCGGCGGCATGGAGCTGGATAACGCCTACAACGTGGGCCGCTACCCGGGCTACAGCATCACCAACCTTGCCCCGTTCCTGCAGGCCAGCTACGACATTGACGCGATCACCCTGAGCGGCGGCGTGCGCTACCAGTACACCGAGAACAAGGTGGACGACTTTGTCGGCTACGCCCAGCAGCAGGCCATCGCCACCGGGAAAGCCACCTCCGCCGACGCGGTGCCGGGCGGAAAAACCGATTACAACAACTTCCTGTTTAACGCCGGGATCCTCGGTCGTCTGACCGAACAGCAGCAGGTGTGGTTTAACTTCTCCCAGGGCTTCGAAATTCCGGACCTGGCGAAGTACTACGGCTCCGGTACCTATCAGCTCAGCAACGGCCACTATCGCCTGCTGAACAGCGTCAACGTTAACGACTCAACGCTGGACGGTATTAAGGTCAACGCGTACGAGCTGGGCTGGCGCTATACCGGGGATAACCTGCGCACGCAGGTGGCGGCGTATTACTCGCTCTCGGATAAAACCATCACCATCA from Enterobacter chengduensis includes:
- a CDS encoding TonB-dependent siderophore receptor produces the protein MKRSHLWVLNPCLLAMLSTSAWAEEQKEENIVVSASRAHRSVAEMAQTTWVIERAEIEQQVQGGKEIKEVLAQLIPGMDVSSQGRTNYGMNLRGRSMMVMVDGVRLNSSRSDSRQLDSIDPFNIDRIEVISGATSLYGGGSTGGLVNIVTKKGQPETEVEFQTGAKSGFNSHNDHDENVSAAVSGGNDNASGRLSVSYQRYGGWYDGNGDEVIIDNTQTGLQYSDRIDVMGTGTLNIDEHQQLQLTTQYYKSESDGKHGLYLGKNFSAVTGDATAYNKGNLDSDRVPGTERHLINLQYSNTDFWGQDLVAQIYYRDESLTYYPFPTLTKGVVSSIGASQQKTDFYGGKLTLNSKPVDDLTLTWGVDADHETFDANQQFFNLSKAAASGGMELDNAYNVGRYPGYSITNLAPFLQASYDIDAITLSGGVRYQYTENKVDDFVGYAQQQAIATGKATSADAVPGGKTDYNNFLFNAGILGRLTEQQQVWFNFSQGFEIPDLAKYYGSGTYQLSNGHYRLLNSVNVNDSTLDGIKVNAYELGWRYTGDNLRTQVAAYYSLSDKTITINKTDMTINLEDDKRRIYGVEGQVDYFFTDSDWSTGANFNAIKSETRENGKWEKLTVDSASPSKASAWVNWAPGDWTLRVQSTQTFDVSDADGKKIDGYNTVDFLGSYALPVGKVSFSVENLLDKDYTTAWGQRAPGLYSPTYGAPGLYTYKGRGRTFGLNYSVLF